A genomic window from Paenibacillus sp. FSL K6-0276 includes:
- a CDS encoding ABC transporter ATP-binding protein, which translates to MLVVEGLTKRFSNGKGIEDVTFTVNKGEVFGFLGPNGAGKSTTIRHIMGFMIPDQGYASIHGLDVWKAQGTVQKHIGYLPGEINFFDGMTGISFLKFMSGMQGMKNTTKRDRLIERLQFDAATPIRKMSKGMKQKVGIVAAFMHNPEVIILDEPTSGLDPLMQKVFIDLVLEEKSAGTTFLMSSHSFQEIERTCDRAAIIKDGRIITVKDIHELQSMQRKLFEVVFANSADAEHFAASGLQVEAREGNMVRIAVQGNYDRFIQETGKYNIRSMDVFTQNLEDIFMDYYDREGAVQ; encoded by the coding sequence ATGCTTGTAGTTGAAGGCTTAACCAAACGTTTTTCGAATGGCAAAGGAATCGAAGATGTAACGTTTACCGTAAATAAAGGCGAGGTGTTTGGATTTCTGGGGCCTAACGGTGCAGGTAAATCAACGACCATAAGACATATCATGGGATTTATGATACCGGACCAAGGTTATGCGAGCATTCATGGACTTGATGTATGGAAAGCACAGGGCACGGTCCAGAAGCATATCGGCTATCTACCCGGTGAAATCAATTTTTTTGACGGGATGACAGGCATTTCCTTTCTTAAATTCATGTCTGGCATGCAAGGGATGAAGAACACTACCAAACGTGACCGCCTGATTGAACGACTGCAATTTGATGCCGCAACACCGATCCGCAAAATGTCAAAGGGAATGAAGCAAAAAGTTGGCATTGTCGCAGCTTTCATGCATAATCCTGAAGTCATTATTCTGGATGAGCCCACCTCGGGTCTCGACCCACTTATGCAAAAGGTATTTATAGATCTCGTTTTGGAGGAAAAATCAGCCGGAACCACCTTTCTAATGTCCTCTCACAGCTTTCAAGAAATTGAACGCACCTGTGACCGTGCAGCGATCATTAAAGACGGACGTATCATCACTGTAAAAGATATCCATGAACTACAATCGATGCAACGGAAGCTGTTTGAGGTTGTTTTCGCAAATAGTGCAGATGCAGAACATTTTGCCGCCTCCGGCCTGCAAGTGGAAGCTCGTGAAGGGAATATGGTCCGCATTGCCGTTCAGGGCAATTACGATCGATTCATCCAGGAAACCGGAAAATATAATATCCGCAGCATGGATGTGTTCACGCAGAATCTAGAGGACATTTTCATGGACTATTATGACCGTGAGGGGGCCGTACAATGA
- a CDS encoding TetR/AcrR family transcriptional regulator: MKTTMDMLKNWEPKRLRIVDIAKEAGVSQVTIYNYFGSKEALLSESFKDFVEKAIREFEDYINGEHSLKEIIEYIMTMERETYSSLSPTTVKELMVEDQEMFRYIEERYANDVLPLMIKMVEDGKARGEISNKVSTKGILSFIGMYMRSSEEMLDEASKQEDIDAFLEEAIHLFFYGICGREQE, translated from the coding sequence ATGAAGACTACCATGGATATGCTCAAGAACTGGGAGCCCAAACGCCTCAGGATCGTAGACATTGCGAAAGAAGCAGGAGTCTCGCAGGTGACGATTTATAATTATTTTGGCAGCAAGGAAGCACTGCTTAGTGAGTCCTTTAAGGATTTTGTAGAGAAGGCCATTCGCGAATTTGAAGATTACATTAATGGAGAGCATTCTCTAAAAGAGATTATTGAATACATTATGACTATGGAAAGAGAAACCTACAGTTCATTGTCTCCCACGACTGTGAAGGAGCTTATGGTTGAGGACCAGGAAATGTTTCGTTATATTGAAGAACGGTATGCGAACGACGTTTTACCGCTGATGATCAAGATGGTGGAGGATGGCAAAGCGCGAGGAGAAATCTCAAATAAAGTGTCCACCAAAGGGATTCTTTCATTTATAGGAATGTACATGCGAAGTTCGGAGGAAATGCTAGATGAAGCCAGCAAACAAGAAGATATAGATGCCTTCTTGGAGGAAGCCATCCATCTCTTCTTCTATGGCATTTGCGGGCGGGAGCAGGAGTAG
- a CDS encoding amidase — protein sequence MSFSYSTYDALGLAALVKAREVSPRELVEAAFARLDEVNPVLNAVVRTRREAALREADEMPAQDSSRPFAGVPFLLKDISQAIAGEPLTSGALLMKDNIARRDSNYVARIRSGGFIPLGHTNTPEFGLKNITENVLHGPARNPWNPEYSPGGSSGGAAAAVASGIVPAAGASDGGGSIRIPASFTGLFGLKPTRGRTPVGPGVGRQWQGASIDFALTRSVRDSAAMLDLLQVVQPEAAFQTPLYPGVYLDDLFKPAQRKLRIAFTTASPVGTPVINEAVIAVLKTVRWLEAEGYEVEEKLSPVNGVRLMENYYTMNTGEVAAMFVSLEKMMGRSITASEVDIVTWVLGEAGRKVSAAEFVHSLDEWDIAAAQMAGLLNRYDLYITPTNADSAPKIGELTHKSEEIANLLHVSELPKEEQQRMIYDMFEPSLTYTPFTQLANLTGQPAMSVPVHMSPEGLPIGVQVMAAKGREDLLLQLAAQLEQSELWVGMTGNPLFP from the coding sequence ATGTCCTTTTCTTATTCTACATATGACGCTTTAGGACTAGCTGCGCTTGTCAAAGCACGCGAAGTCTCACCTCGTGAGCTTGTCGAAGCCGCCTTCGCTCGGCTCGATGAAGTCAATCCAGTCCTTAATGCGGTCGTACGCACTCGTAGAGAAGCTGCCCTTAGGGAAGCTGACGAGATGCCTGCTCAAGATAGCTCTCGCCCATTTGCGGGCGTTCCTTTTCTGCTCAAGGATATCTCCCAAGCTATCGCTGGAGAACCTCTTACTTCGGGTGCCTTGCTAATGAAAGACAATATTGCTAGACGCGACTCGAACTACGTAGCACGAATCAGAAGCGGCGGTTTTATTCCGCTTGGACATACGAATACCCCAGAATTCGGCCTCAAAAATATTACCGAGAACGTCCTCCACGGCCCAGCACGTAATCCGTGGAATCCCGAATATTCCCCTGGTGGTTCGAGTGGTGGCGCAGCTGCGGCGGTGGCTTCTGGTATTGTTCCGGCAGCGGGAGCCAGTGATGGCGGCGGCTCGATCCGCATCCCTGCCTCGTTCACTGGCTTGTTCGGGCTGAAGCCAACCCGTGGACGTACCCCAGTAGGACCAGGTGTAGGCCGTCAATGGCAAGGTGCTTCTATTGATTTTGCGTTGACGAGGTCCGTACGCGATAGTGCCGCTATGCTGGATCTACTACAGGTCGTGCAGCCAGAGGCTGCTTTTCAGACCCCCCTATATCCGGGCGTCTATCTGGACGATCTATTCAAGCCTGCACAGCGAAAACTACGCATAGCATTCACAACGGCTTCCCCAGTAGGCACTCCAGTAATTAATGAAGCAGTAATTGCTGTACTCAAGACTGTACGATGGCTCGAAGCTGAGGGTTATGAAGTTGAAGAAAAGCTGAGTCCAGTTAATGGTGTAAGGCTGATGGAGAATTACTATACGATGAATACTGGGGAAGTGGCAGCGATGTTCGTATCGCTGGAAAAAATGATGGGACGTTCCATTACTGCCAGTGAAGTAGATATCGTCACTTGGGTCCTCGGGGAAGCCGGAAGAAAAGTCTCTGCGGCTGAATTTGTGCATAGTTTGGATGAATGGGATATTGCAGCCGCTCAAATGGCAGGTCTGCTTAATCGATACGATCTATATATCACGCCAACTAATGCAGACTCTGCTCCCAAAATTGGCGAGTTAACTCATAAATCTGAAGAGATAGCGAATCTATTACATGTAAGTGAATTGCCGAAAGAGGAGCAGCAACGAATGATTTATGATATGTTTGAGCCAAGCCTAACCTATACACCGTTCACTCAGCTCGCGAATCTAACGGGCCAACCGGCAATGAGTGTTCCCGTCCATATGTCACCAGAAGGCCTGCCGATAGGTGTACAGGTAATGGCTGCGAAAGGCCGGGAAGATTTACTGCTACAGCTCGCAGCACAGCTTGAACAATCCGAGCTGTGGGTAGGGATGACGGGAAATCCGCTTTTCCCATGA